ACGCCTGCGTCTGACATCTTACGTCTGCTGTTGATCACAATCTGTCCGGCCGGAAGCACTCTCTTTTCGGGCAGGCTACAATCCCATACGAGAACATGTTGGGTGACGCATGAACACCTCTGAGCGGAGATACTTCGATGATGATGCCGTCTCGCACCTCCGTGTGCTCGCAGACCATGCTTTCTCGCGAGCTGCTGGTGCGCCACTTATAGAAGGCAACCAGATTCTTTTGCTCAAGGATGCCCGGGAGAACTATGGGGCGTGGCTCGATGCGATTGGCAAAGCGATACACCACATTCACTTCGAGAGCTACATCATCCATGAAGACGATACCGGACGGGAGTTCGCAGACGCTCTGATTGCAAAGGCGCGCGAGGGCGTCCGTGTTCGGCTTATTTATGACTGGCTTGGAGGCTTCGGAAAAACGTCTCGCCGTTTCTGGAATCGTTTGCGGGCGGGCGGCGTAGAAGTACGTTGTTATAACCCGCCTCGCATGGACAGCCCGCTTGGCTGGCTCTCGCGGGACCATCGAAAGATGTTAGCCATCGACGGGGAGGTCGGTTTCGTTACAGGTTTGTGCGTAGGTCGCATGTGGGTTGGAGACGCTACCAGGCACATCGATCCGTGGCGTGATACCGGCGTTGAGGTACGAGGGAACGCGGTTGCTGACATCGAGTCTGCATTCGCGCGCATGTGGCGGATTCTGGGGACTCCCATTCCTGACGAACCCACAGGAAAGCCCACCGCCGCTGGCTCAATGAACGTTCGCATAGTGGCGAGTGAGCCTGCAACCGCCGGCATGATCCGCTTTGATTTGCTCGTTGCAGCGCTGGCTCGGAAGAAACTCTGGCTTACCGACGCCTATTACGCCGGGACTACCGCGTACGTTCAGGGGTTGAGAGCGGCAGCAAAAGATGGTGTTGACGTTCGCTTGCTGGTGCCAAACGGAACTGATATTCCGATACTCAGACCCTTGTCGAGAGCAGGCTATCGGCCGCTGCTCGAGGCGGGCGTGCGCATCTTCGAGTGGAATGGGACGATGCTGCACGCCAAGACAGCCGTCGCCGACGCACATTGGGCACGAGTTGGATCAACAAACCTCAATATTGCAAGTTGGTTCGGAAACTGCGAACTGGATGCCGTGATCGAAGACGACACGTTCGCACTAGAGATGGAAGAGATGTACCTGGAAGACCTGACGAACGCAACCGAAGTCGTTCTTAACCAGAAAAACAAGGTGCGTGCTCCGGGCGAACCTCGTCATCCACGTATGGTACTCACGAGTGGGGGTGGCTCCGCCGGGCGGGCCGCAGCAGGTGCCGTTCGTATCGGCAGCGCCGTAAGCGCCGCTATGACAAACAGGCGCGTCTTAGCCCCAATAGAAGCAAGGCTTACGACAATCACTGGCTTCCTTCTCTGTGCAGCGGCGATTTTCATTGCGCTCTTTCCAAGCGCATTGGCGTACCCCGTCATCGTGATATTCGGGTGGACAGGCGCCGCGCTTCTGTACAAAGCCTACTGTTTGTATCGCAAGCGAGAAAGCGACAAAGCGAGCGGCGCTGCTGCTAGGCACGCCGACTAGCACACTATTCGCTCTGGCAAGGTACTTATAACAACGTTGTTTCGCGCATTAGCATCCGACAGATTTATGGCACACATGTAAGCTCGGCTCCGCTCCGTTACTTGGCACCAGCCTTACGGTCGTGGCGGAGCACACCTTAGACAGCAAGCCCCGACAATCATTTCTTTTTCGAAGGCCCAAAGGGTCAACGTTGCCGTGATTGCCACCTCGGCGATTGCTTGCGTGATCCTGTCGCTGATGAGCTTTTTGACGAACCTAATAGCAGGAACTTGAAAAGGAGAGTGGAACATCTATGACGAACAAAGAGATTCTTACCCGTCAGCCTTCTGAGAAGATTAGCGCCCAGCCGCATCTCCACCAGAAAGCGCGCGAGGTCCAGGCGTACGGCACCGTGCTCCACATGCTGCCTCTGCTTTTGGAAGAGCCCGTGCGCTTGGAAATCAGCGAGCAGCTAAACCTGTTACTTGCCGACACCCTGACGCTCCGTGACTTGTACAAGAAGTCTCACTGGCAGGTCGCCGGTGCAACGTTCTACCAACTCCACCTTCTCTTCGATAAGCATTACAACGAGCAACTTGCGCTTGCCGACTTGATCGGGGAACGCATACAGATATTGGGTGGGATAAGTATCGCAATGGCGCACGACGTTGCAGAGACAACACGGATCGAGCGTCCTCCCCGTGGTCGTGAAGAACCGCCGGTGCAACTCTCGAGGCTGCTGGATGCTCACCAGATCGTCATTGGCGAGACTCGCAAGCTCGCGCGCCGTGCTTCTGAACTGGGCGATGACGGGAGCAACGATATTCTTGTTAGCAACGTTTTGCGCACGAGTGAAATGCAGGTGTGGTTTCTAGGCGAACACCTTGTGGAAGTGGGTCTCGTTAAAGCCGGAGAGCCGCCCGTAGCCACGGCCGCCTAGTTTCGAAATCGAGAACTACTCAAGAGTGAGTACAAGGAGGAATGATGATTAAGCAAATTGAGTGGCGCGAGGAATTGGAAACGGCACTGAAAGATGCTCAGCGCGAACACAAGCACGTTCTGCTCGATTTTCACAATCCGCTTTGAATCGGTTGCCAGCAGATGGATGCGGTTTCGTATCCGAATCCGAAAGTGATCGAATTCTTTACAAGATACCTCATTCCTGTCCGTGTCCAGATCGACTCGAAACCATTACCGCAGCAGTTCAAGGTGCAGTGGACACCGACGCTTGTACTGTTGGATCAGAAGGGAGAGGAACATCATCGCACTGTCGGCTACCTTGCGCCGGAGGAGCTACTGCCATCACTTATGCTTGGAGTTGCTAAGTCGTACTTCGACCGCGAGGAGTACCCAGACGCCGAGAAGGTCTTGCAAGAGCTCCTGGCTGAGTATCCGAAGAGTGACGCCGCTCCGGAAGCGACTTACTACCTCGGCGTTAGCCGCTACAAGCGCACACATGATGCGGAGAACCTCAAAAAGACGGTTCAAGCAATCCAGCGGGATTATCCTCACAGTGAGTGGGCTAAGCGCTCATCGGTCTACAGCCTGCTGTGACCTTCAGTGACAGGTCTGCACGCCCTCCCCACTGGCTGCGGAGCCGCTTGCGAAAGGAACATGGATGAAGATCGCGCTCCTGGGGGCCACAGGCTTTGTTGGTGCGGCACTTTTGAACGAAGCGCTCGATAGAGGACACACGGTAACGGCCGTCGTGCGCCATCCGGAGAAACTCACGCCACAGGATCGCCTCGTCGCCAAGGCAGGAGACGTTTATGATTCTGATGGCTTGGTCAAGCTGATTGACGGCTGTGACGCTGTGATTAGCGCTTTCAATCCAGGGTGGAAGGATCCACGCCTTTACGACGACCAGGTGAGAGGCACAAGCCACATCATAGCGGCTATCAAGAAGGCTGGTATTCGTCGCGTACTCTGGGTTGGCGGAGCTGGAGGGTTAGAGCTAAAGCCAGGGGTACGGGTGGTTGATGACCCAGATTTTCCAGACGCGGTGAAGCCTGGAGCTTTGGCAACACTGAATGCTCTGGATCAATTACGAAAGGAACCTGAACTCGACTGGTCGTATCTGGCGCCTTCCGCAGAACTGCAACCGGAATCACGGACTGGTAAGTTCCGATTGGGAACAGACGAACTCCTGAAGGACGCAAATGGTCATAGCAGGATTTCGGTTCAGGACTACGCAGTCGCTCTGATCGATGAATTAGAAAAGCCAGCCCACATACGCCAGCGATTCACAGTGGGATACTGATCGGCGACTCGCAATTCGCTATACAAGCACATAGCGATGAGTTTAGAAAGTAGATCGTCGGCGATATTCGAACATTTCACACCGAGTAGCCTTCGTCGTCATTCTCTTCTTCCTCGCCGTCCTTCTTGTCCTCGTCGTCTTCGTCATCTTCATCATCTTCATCTGGCTCTTCTCGAAGGAGGATAGCGGCATCAGTGATCGAGGGATCATCAGTGATCGAAGGATGAGAAGGGTCTGAGGCCAGGTACTCTAAAAGTAGTTTGCTCATGCCTAATGGTACGCCCTTGTGTATTCGCACAAACAAGCAGCAGCGTTGAACATTTCCATCAAAAGGGTCTAAGCTGTGCCCAACATCACGACAGGGGTAAGTTATGGCCAGCAACCGAAAAGTAATCGACTGCCGTTGGTTCCCAACCGAACAACCTTGCGACGTCGCTATCTCGGGAAACGAAGAAGAGGTGCTGAATATTGCCATTCAGCACGCCGTCCAATCCCACGGACAAACGAACTCGCCCGAACTTCGCGAACAGTTGCGCTCTATGCTACGTGACGAAGGCAAAACGCAGGCGGCGTAAAGATCTGTCTACTTTTCAGCACACGCTGGCCGATGTATGCCGTTGCCGCGTTTTCCCGCACGCAAGCATTTCAATCCGACATTTTGATAGCGGTATGCTCGGCTACGTGGCGGGTAGGTGGGTAGGAGAGTGGCGATCGCCAAGGGCTATCTAGCGACCAATAGCTCCTCTCGATGCCAGCCACTTCCCCGCGATGAATGGCGCAGTGGCAACAACGAACACGACTACACTCCAGAGCCGTCCTTCCCAAAGCCGATACGCCGCAAACAACTCGTTCCATGACCGTCCGGTGATGTAGTGGAAGAACAGGAATTCGAACGCGAGCGTGAGCACAACCCACTCAATTGACAGGTACATTGCTGCCATGCGCCGGTTCGCCGGCACAGCGGGACGCATCACCACGACTGCGACGAACACAATAGCTGTCGACAAAACGAACGCGCCGTAGAGTTCGGCAGCAAACAATCCAAATCGTGGACGAATGAAATGGTCACGCAAACCACCGCTGATGATTGCTACCGCGAGGATACCGAGCCAGCCGAGAATAGCGCGTATGAACACCATGCAATCCTACTCGTGAGCAAGA
Above is a genomic segment from Clostridia bacterium containing:
- a CDS encoding phospholipase D-like domain-containing protein, which translates into the protein MNTSERRYFDDDAVSHLRVLADHAFSRAAGAPLIEGNQILLLKDARENYGAWLDAIGKAIHHIHFESYIIHEDDTGREFADALIAKAREGVRVRLIYDWLGGFGKTSRRFWNRLRAGGVEVRCYNPPRMDSPLGWLSRDHRKMLAIDGEVGFVTGLCVGRMWVGDATRHIDPWRDTGVEVRGNAVADIESAFARMWRILGTPIPDEPTGKPTAAGSMNVRIVASEPATAGMIRFDLLVAALARKKLWLTDAYYAGTTAYVQGLRAAAKDGVDVRLLVPNGTDIPILRPLSRAGYRPLLEAGVRIFEWNGTMLHAKTAVADAHWARVGSTNLNIASWFGNCELDAVIEDDTFALEMEEMYLEDLTNATEVVLNQKNKVRAPGEPRHPRMVLTSGGGSAGRAAAGAVRIGSAVSAAMTNRRVLAPIEARLTTITGFLLCAAAIFIALFPSALAYPVIVIFGWTGAALLYKAYCLYRKRESDKASGAAARHAD
- a CDS encoding DNA starvation/stationary phase protection protein, which produces MTNKEILTRQPSEKISAQPHLHQKAREVQAYGTVLHMLPLLLEEPVRLEISEQLNLLLADTLTLRDLYKKSHWQVAGATFYQLHLLFDKHYNEQLALADLIGERIQILGGISIAMAHDVAETTRIERPPRGREEPPVQLSRLLDAHQIVIGETRKLARRASELGDDGSNDILVSNVLRTSEMQVWFLGEHLVEVGLVKAGEPPVATAA
- a CDS encoding tetratricopeptide repeat protein; the protein is MDAVSYPNPKVIEFFTRYLIPVRVQIDSKPLPQQFKVQWTPTLVLLDQKGEEHHRTVGYLAPEELLPSLMLGVAKSYFDREEYPDAEKVLQELLAEYPKSDAAPEATYYLGVSRYKRTHDAENLKKTVQAIQRDYPHSEWAKRSSVYSLL
- a CDS encoding NAD(P)-dependent oxidoreductase — encoded protein: MKIALLGATGFVGAALLNEALDRGHTVTAVVRHPEKLTPQDRLVAKAGDVYDSDGLVKLIDGCDAVISAFNPGWKDPRLYDDQVRGTSHIIAAIKKAGIRRVLWVGGAGGLELKPGVRVVDDPDFPDAVKPGALATLNALDQLRKEPELDWSYLAPSAELQPESRTGKFRLGTDELLKDANGHSRISVQDYAVALIDELEKPAHIRQRFTVGY
- a CDS encoding DUF1059 domain-containing protein; the encoded protein is MASNRKVIDCRWFPTEQPCDVAISGNEEEVLNIAIQHAVQSHGQTNSPELREQLRSMLRDEGKTQAA